GCATAAGATGGTTACAGACTACTTTGTAGTGAAAATTAGGAAGAAAAACTCAGTGTTCAGTGGTTTAGTTTTTAGCTGACAGTCTATTCAATCTGTAGGCTTTGGTGGCCAGAAATGATGGTGTTTGGAGCAAAGATCACATAACTGCTCTACGTAAAATTTGTCCAATGGTCAGTAGTGAGATCAGCTCTGAGGCTGCTGCAGCTGAGGTAGAGGGATATGGTGCATCAAAACTTACTGTTGACTCTGCTGTGAAGTACCTACAACTCGCAAATAAGCTCTTTTCTCAAGCTGAACTTTTTCATTTCTGTGCAAACATTCTGGAACTCGTTATTCCAGTATATAAAAGCAGGCGGGCATATGGACAGCTGAGCAAATGTCACACAATGCTTACCAATATATATGAATCAATCCTTGAGCAGGAATCGAGCCCAATTCCATTCACTGATGCAACATACTATAGGGTGGGGTTTTATGGCGATAGGTTTGGAAAATTGGACAGGAAGGAATATGTATACAGGGAGCCACGTGATGTAAGACTAGGTGACATAATGGAGAAGCTTAGCCATATCTATGAGTCTAGGATGGATGGGAATCACACCTTGCACATCATTCCGGATTCTAGGCAGGTAAAGGCAGATGAGTTGCAGCCTGGTGTCTGCTATCTGCAGATAACTGCGGTTGATCCAGTCATGGAAGACGAAGATTTGGGAAGCAGAAGGGAGAGAATCTTTTCTCTTTCGACTGGAAGTGTTCGTGCGCGAGTCTTTGACCGTTTTTTGTTTGATACACCTTTCACCAAAAATGGAAAAACTCAAGGTGGATTGGAAGACCAGTGGAAGAGGCGGACTGTTCTTCAGACTGAAGGTTCATTCCCAGCTCTCGTTAACAGGCTTGTAGTTACTAAATCCGAATCGCTTGAGTTCTCCCCTGTAGAAAATGCTATTGGAATGATTGAAACTCGGACTGCTGCTCTACGTAATGAACTTGAAGAACCTCGCAGTTCTGAGGGGGATCAACTCCCACGTCTCCAGAGCCTACAGAGAATTCTTCAAGGAAGTGTTGCAGTTCAGGTTGAGTTCTGTTAAAACCCCTTCTAAATCAATATTTTCCAGTTTCTGATCGATCATTTTCTACTTTGTCGACATCGGATATAAAATTCATCGCTACAGTATAGCTGATCAAATTCTCTACTTTATATATGCAGGTGAATAGTGGTGTTCTAAGTGTTTGCACTGCATTCCTTTCCGGTGAGCCAGCAACCAGGTTGCGGTCACAAGAATTGCAGCAACTCATTGCTGCGCTCCTTGAGTTTATGGCTGTATGCAAGCGTGCCATCCGTGTGCACTTCAGGTTGATTGGCGAGGAAGACCAAGAATTCCACACGCAGCTTGTGAATGGATTTCAATCTCTTACTGCTGAGTTATCTCATTATATCCCTGCCATCCTATCCGAGCTGTGACATTGTATCATAATTACAGTATCATTGCTTCATATTTTGGCCTTAGTGCTGTTGTTACTAGTGTCGATTTTTCCCCAGACTCAATCTAGTGTGCAACATATTCCATGGTTGTGACCCATGTATCAGCAGCATGAAATCTCAGAAGTGTTTATATACGATTTATGAATGTTATTGAGTTCTTTATTTTGTATTTCGTTTTTCTGGTTCCAAGACTTTGTTTCTGCTGTCTAGTTCCTTGCCGTTGGACTCTGCTATAAACATTCCTAGTTTTACCCGGTCCTCTTCTCTCTACGCCTCACATCCAACCCCATTGTCCTGGTGTGGCCGTTTGGATTTGGGGAGGAACCATTTTATAAATAATATATCTGAGCTCTCACTCTACTATAATTAGAGCATTCTATCCAAAATTATGTAGTGTTGTAGAATCATGCTTTACACTGCATCACCTGGCATGTCAGTCTGCATCACTTGGTGAACGTAGCTACACATTGCCTTTGGAGAAGAATGTATAAAGATTTGTAACATCTTTCACCTGTGATGTCTTTTCCGGCAAACTGATCATGGGTAATATTTGTCCTTGTATCAAACAAATATAAACATAAACAAGGATCGAGAAACCAAAAGGTACGTTACCCTAGCCCCTAGGGATGGCAATGGGTAGGGTTGGGTCAGGGATCAAAATACTATACTCGTACCTTTTTTTATTCCTCATCCCCGTATCTGTCCCATTCTCTGTAATTAGATAATAAAGATTCCCCGTACCCGTCTCCTTTGGAGATTACGTTCCCATACCCGCCCTGATCCCTATTAGCAATTATGTAATAATTAATTTTTTTAAAATAATTATGAAATATAAAAATATGAAAATAAAAGCAAATACATATATAAATAAGTTTCTTGATTCAATCCCACAAAAACGAATACAGGTCTCGGTTAAAAAAGAAGTTTCTATAAATATTCATTAAGAAAATCATAGTAAAAAAATATCACAAAAGATTTTACATAAATATCTATTTATAAATAATATATATATTAAAAAATAATATTTACATCCTAAATGGGTGGGGATAGGGACGAATATCAAAATATCATACCCGCCCCGTATCTGATTCAAAAATCCGAATACTAAAGATCCCCATACCAGTCACCCGTTTATCCCTGTATATCTCCTCCCTTGGGGTTAAATACTCATGGGTACCTTACCCGCTGGGGATTATTGCCATCCCTACATTACCCCTGCGTCTATGGTCCATTCTTTCAAGTTCGGTAAATATTTGGTCAGGGAGTTTATCAATAGTGCATGTGTAATGCTGACTAAATGCAGATGGAGAAATTCATCTGCTTTCTCCTTCTGCGATTAAACTTTTCCGGTGGGAATGTCTAGCACATTCAGAATTCCCACAATTCAAAGTTCCCTACTCACAATGACTTGATAGCATTAGATTTTGGACAGATAGACAAGTGATAGCATCTCACAACCCTAATGAAGAATCACATACTTTGCACAATACAACCCTAATTTCACATCTTTAAATAAAAGAGCAAACGGATCTCCTTGGTCATCTTGGGTTTATTGGCAAATACAGGATCATACAAATGCAGTTAACGTCCGCCGAAATCAGAATAGGACATACTGTTCATTGTAAAGTCAATACTTTGGCCAAGTGTTGATAAACCTTTGATGGACATAGTTTCTGGTCCATTTCCATGTATACCACCAGTAGTCATGAAGCTAGAAGATGCTGGCCTAGAAAATGCTGGCATTATTGGTTTAGGCAAAGGCACTCTTTCATTTGTCAACATAGATATCGCATCTGACATGGTCGGCCGATCATCTTCATTTTCTTCCGTGCACAGCAGACCAACATGGATGCATCTTAACAATTGATCTTCGTTAATACTAGAAGCTTCAAGTTTTGGATCCACTAGTTCTAGCCCTGCACCTTTTTGCCATAGCTGCCATGCCTGATGAATACACAAAACTATCAGTTGATTTAAAATAACAGATGACTGAATCTTACAGCTTAAACAAGATATATAGAATCATCAACAATTGCAGTAAATCACATACATCTTTTACCAAAGAGTTGAGGCCAGCTTTGTGATTTTTGTTACCGCTTATGATTTCAAGCATTAACACTCCATAACTGTAGACATCGGTTTTCATGGATAAGATGCCCGTCATGAGGTACTCCGGAGCCATGTAACCCCTACACCAAAGTGAAAAGGGAAAGCATTTAGCAAACTGACCACGAACGTCGTTTTACTAGTGAAATGTTTACTTACATTGTCCCACAAATTCTCGTAGTTGTTACTGTCTCTTCATCATCTGCTATACTCTTCGCTAAACCAAAATCAGCAATTTTGGGATTCATTTGTGCATCAAGTAGAACATTACCAGCTTTTATATCTCGATGAATTACTCTCAATCTGGAGTATTTGTGCAAGTAAACCAACCCTTGAGCAATTCCTTCAATTATGTTGAAACGCTTATTCCAATCTAGTAGCAAGTCACCGGAGGAACCTGTACCATATATGTAGTTAAAAACATCAGATAACACGTAATTTCTTGAACATATACTTGAATTCAATTACTAAAGATTAAAGTCATAGTAATTCCCAACCATATAAGTGGTAGTTTAAACTTTCGTGTTCCATGTACTCGTATATTATAACTTTTTCGTCACCATGAATGCAACATCCTAACATCTTAACAATGTTTCTGTGTTGGAGTTCATTCACGAGTCTCAGTTCATTCATAAACTCCAACTCTCCTTGGTTTGAATTCTTTGAAAGCCTTTTCACAGCTACTTCTTGTCCAGTCACCAATTTTCCCTGCATGGATAAACCACAGTAGAGAAAATGTCTCAAAAGGAGGAACAACTCCCAAAATTTCTGTTTATTTAATTAATAAAGGCTCAAACCTTAATTACCTTATAAACAGGTCCAAATGCCCCATGTCCGATCTTATTTTCCTCAGAAAAGTTCTGTGTGGCCACCATGATAGATGCATAGCTGAACTCACCCTTCTGCGATATATTTCTTGTAGCTCTGCTCGACCTCTTAAAGAACTTAGAAATTTTTGAAAACACTTGTTTGATGGCTCCCTCCACAATCAACGTTCTAGTTCCGCCACTAGCTGGATTGGATACAGAATTGGAGTTTGCATCGTTGTCCCACATGCTATCAATTTCATCAGAATTTGTTTGGCAAAATGAGGATGCCACTTCTACTTCCTGTTTCATGATGGGATTTATAACTTTGTCATACCATTTACAGGAATCCAAATTCAATATAGCAAACTAAGTGCCACTTAATTTCCATGTGTGTGTGTGTGTGTGTGTGTGTGTGTGTGAAGAAAGCAATTAAATAGTGAAACATAACCATGACAAATTGTATGACCACATTCAACACCAACCATGACGGCAGAATGAGAAAGATTCTGAGACTCCACTTCTTTCCCAGTTAAGAAAGGATGCTGCATGCAATTTATAGAGAAGATGTGTGAATATAAGAAGTTGAAAAGAAGATATTTGGAATTGATATTAGATTATACACTACTAGCAGATAACGCCACAATTAACACAAATTCCCAATTGAAATAGATGTAGTAATATAAATATTGCACACGACAAGATTTCCATTGTAGAAAAATAAAACTTTTAACAAATTTCAATAACAATTTACCTTAAGCAACTCAGATGCGGATGGCCTTACAGTTGGTTCCCTACCATTACACAACAGCAAATATAAACTCCAAATAAACATGTAGTTGGAACATGAAAATCTACATCATCATATGACCAAGATAAGAAATGCTCAACACAATATATATACACACATCTAGGAGATGTAATCAATCTAGAACGATTATCGGCTAGAACAGCATACTTTTGCAGACACTCATGCAGAAAATCTTTTGCTGCAGAAGAAAGATGCTCAGGGATTGGGGGATGAGACTTGCTTGTCCCTACACAGTAAAAGAAAGCAGCAATCTGAAGGAACATGCCATTAGTACAACAATTCTGACAGATAGAACTTCCTTACATTGCTATATATGAAGATATCAGTACATAGATTACCGTTTCAAACTGTTGGTTCCAAGGAGGATTTCCAGTGGCCATCTCAATCACAGTGCATCCAACGCTCCATATATCCGCAGAGCTAGCAAATCACATGTTTTCATATATCAATCAATCTTACTATGGATCCTTAAATAATTACATAGAAAGAACCTGCTGTAGTTAGTATGAGAGAAGGAAAAGCTGAAATTCATGATTGTCAAACTATATTCCTACAGAGTAGTCCTTAGCAAGATAATATATCGAATTTAGAGTTATAAGAACTTATTTCTTTGCCTCTGGCACACTTATATTATCACTTTCTGTTTTCATATTCACTGTTCTTGGAGAATATCTCTTACTCCAATTCCTCTTTACCTTAATTATTTGTAAATTTCTCACTCTATCAAGAAGCTGATCTCTATGTTACCCAAAGTCAAATTAACAAAATAAAACTACATCTGATTGTATCATCAAAAAGCATGCCTAGCATATAGTCACTGGTATAAGGGCAAAAGTAATGCCTACAAGTCATGACCAGTCCCACGAATGACTTCAGGAGCCATCCAGTATGGTGTACCCCTCGTAGGCTTTGAACCTGAAATGGCTGCCTGCAATAATGCACCTCACAATTAGATGCATAATGAACACTACACTTATACAATCGAAATGTAAGGCATTGTATAAACCAACTCATAGCACCTGTGTGGATGTACCAAAATCTGCTAGTTTAATGCGCCCTTTACTACCAACAAGGATATTTGCTCCCTGAAAACTTATAAGCAGTACATATTATACATGATTACACAATGCAAATATTAGGAGAAGGATTTCAGACATTATTCTTTATACATGCTTTACATCAGTAGCAGGTAAGGCAGAGAGTACCTTAATATCCCCATGTATGATTCCATTCTTGTGCAGATATTCTAGTGCCAGCAACAACTGCTTGGTGAATCTTTTAATCACCTGCTCAAAAATTGAGAGCAGAAATGAAGAACATAACGAACACAAAGAACAAGGGACTACGATACCATGTCTGCTTTTTCGACAACATTTGCATTGAGGACTAGTAGACAAAAAGCTTACAGGAAGAGAGAAAGATCCAAATTTCTCCAATAGTGATTGTATGGATCCACCAGGTACATATTCCAACAGCATAGTCAAGGTTTCATCCTCCCTCTCGGTTCCTAAACATCTCTAAGAAACCAAAATCAAGTACAGGGTCAGAAATGTGGAGCACTTCAAGTCATCACAGTTAAAACAGATAGATACAACTCATACAAGAAATTCCTACTCACAACAATTTTCGGATGAGACAGGTTTTCTAAAAGCCTCACTTCTTCTTGAAGCACCTTGGTATGAGCCTACATGGCACCCGAAAATTAGCAAGTCGAAACCAGCTCAGAAATTATACATCAAAGAATTGATATGACAAACTGGGTGAAACTGCAGAACCAAAACTTGAACCAAAAAACTCCAACACCAACACCTAAGCCAAATCAATTTTAAATTGACTAAGTAACAAAAGAAAGAACACAACCAGAACTAATTTAAACCCAGAAGTAAGAAACCAAAAGAACTAAAACTAGATATACTATCAAGTGAAAAGAACAAAACCAAACCAACCAAAACATGACACCCAAGACAGCGCAAAGGCAATGCTAAAATTCGAGCTCTCTAAGAACAAATAAGCTCTCTGGATTCAATCGGGAATACCAAGTTACCAACACCAAAGCCAAATCAATGCAAAATGAAGAAGATAAGCACCAACCAAAATTTAAGAAAATACAGATTGACAGCCAAAACAGGAAAAAGGACCTCTTTAACAGCAATAATCTCTCCGGATTGAGTATTCATGCCCATATAAACACGGCCAAAGGCCCCGGACCCGATCAAATTGCCCTTGCGCCATTTGATCGAGGTTGCTTCGTCGACTGATGGCATTGCTGGTGCCAACACTGGAATTTTTTTTATGCAAATTTGAGAATGAAGCAGACCAGAATCATCGCCCTTTGAAGAATATTTATATCAAAGTTTCGTATTTGCTCTCTCACGTTGACTTGGTCTACAAGAAAATGCAGTCGATGAACATGGAAATTTACATTACAGCTTCTCATTAGTCTTCTGTTTTCTAAAGCAATCAGTTTAAAACACAACAAGTCCACACTGTTCACTGTAGAGCGCCATGTGTTCCTGCGGCTCTTGCATATTTTCATGGATGCTGCTTTCTACTTCTTCCAGGGAGTGGGACGACGCGCTTCATGGATTTTTGAATAGTTGGAGCAGAGGCCTTGGTTTTTTTTTTTTTAATTTTTTCTTCTTTTGAAGGTGGGACCCTCTAGCCCGCATAAGCCCACTACTGTACAATCCGCCTTTTTTTTTTTTTTGCTGCTGAAGGCTAAAGCAAACTCTTTCTCCATCTGCCCAGTACCGTTTGGTCTAGTGGTATAAGTCTCTCATTGTAAGTGAGATGTAATGAGTTCGACTTATAATAGACTCGTTGTAACGCATTAGTTGTTTACTGATAAAATAAAATATAAAATAAAAAAACTCTTTCTCCATAGCACCTCAGTAAGCTGCACAAGCCGTATACATATATTAAAGTAGACATAGCAAGGTCGATCTCCTACATACATTTAAGTAATTCAAATGAAGAATCACATACTTTGCACAATACAACCCTAATTTCACATCATGTTTAGTCCTTATACTTTTAGTGTTTCGACATTTCAGTTCGTGACTTAGTTTCATGTTTAGTCCTTGTTCTCTCAATTTTCAACCAATTAGTCCATTTTGTTTCACTTCGTCCAATTATCTGAGCTGATATGTTAAAATTTTGAACATGTTGTAAATATGGCTATTCATGTCACCTCCATTAGTGTGCATCAGTTATGCTATTTAGGAATTAATAGTGATTAAGAGAATAAATGGTATTTCATTCTCTTTGTAACTGATTACTATTCATTACTTGCCTTTTGTATACATGAGGCAGTAGTATATAAACCTCATATGAGATGAATAAAGGACTTACCATTTTGTCTGCATCAAAACTCTCTCACTCTCAAATCCTTTTTCACTTTATATTACAACACGTTATCAGCACGAATAGCTCTAAGTTTCAGATCGACTATGGATTGCGGAGAGAAGAGACGGATTTCATTTTGGTGATGGACAAGAAGCGGAAGAGATGGAATACTCTTTGGTTGCTGTGAAGAGGTGATTCATCACTCTATCAACATCATCTACTAGCTCTTCAACCAAGTAGGTTTCTCTAATTTTATGATTTTCACGTTCATGCCTATTAGCCTATAGTTGAGTAAGAAAAATCTCCATGATGCATGAACCCTTTTTACTATATGATGGTTACCTTTTAGATTGCTTGGAAAAGAACACAATTGCATGTTCAACTGAGATTTAACAAAATGCAAAAGCAAAATGCTATTTCTGGGATTTGAACCCAGCCAACGCAAGTTGGTATACAGCATGTCGTCCAACCATTGTACCATATGGCAATTGATACCAATAATTCAATGTTAATACAAATTACTGCCAGCAGCAGATTATATGCCTTTTAATTCGACGTTATCATAATTATTGGTCGAAATTTGTTCTTAATTTATTAACTTTGATTCAGACATTACCATAACGGTTTTGTGGTATTTATTTCTTATTAATTGTCATAATTATTTTACAATGGGACCTGCTCAGTTTATTTGAATATATATATTTAAGGAACCAGAAGTTCATTCTCAAATATTGAATCAAAACATCACACATATATCGAACCTGTAGTTTCGATAGACATTGAAAAGGTTATGAATCTTCTCAAATAGGCTCACCCACTTGGATTCGATGTCTAGGAAAATCGCCTGAGGTGTGTTCTTAAGAGAGCCTCGCTCCACCACCTCAGTCCCTCGTACCTGGTCGTATTCATTTGAAGCTACCGAAAGGGTTGAGTGGTAATTTTTCATGTATATCGAACCTGTCATTTCGATAATGCCATATAAGGAACCTGAAGTTCCCTTTATAAATTCACCATAAATGTTCAAATTTGGTTTTTCATAAATGTTATAGAACCTGAACTTCTTATTCATTGTTTATGGAAGTTTTTACCCATAACACTGATTATTGTCATTTAAATTCTTGTAGAGAATGGGAATCCTCAACAAGCTTGAGTTTGTCGCTTTGGAAGTTTTCGGACGGAACTACCTTAAGTGGACCCAAGATGTCAAGCTTCATCTGACTGCACAAAAGATGAGAACAACGATCAATGCTGACAA
Above is a window of Fragaria vesca subsp. vesca linkage group LG7, FraVesHawaii_1.0, whole genome shotgun sequence DNA encoding:
- the LOC101295466 gene encoding G-type lectin S-receptor-like serine/threonine-protein kinase B120-like; translation: MPSVDEATSIKWRKGNLIGSGAFGRVYMGMNTQSGEIIAVKEAHTKVLQEEVRLLENLSHPKIVRCLGTEREDETLTMLLEYVPGGSIQSLLEKFGSFSLPVIKRFTKQLLLALEYLHKNGIIHGDIKGANILVGSKGRIKLADFGTSTQAAISGSKPTRGTPYWMAPEVIRGTGHDFSADIWSVGCTVIEMATGNPPWNQQFETIAAFFYCVGTSKSHPPIPEHLSSAAKDFLHECLQKEPTVRPSASELLKHPFLTGKEVESQNLSHSAVMEVEVASSFCQTNSDEIDSMWDNDANSNSVSNPASGGTRTLIVEGAIKQVFSKISKFFKRSSRATRNISQKGEFSYASIMVATQNFSEENKIGHGAFGPVYKGKLVTGQEVAVKRLSKNSNQGELEFMNELRLVNELQHRNIVKMLGCCIHGDEKVIIYEYMEHESLNYHLYGSSGDLLLDWNKRFNIIEGIAQGLVYLHKYSRLRVIHRDIKAGNVLLDAQMNPKIADFGLAKSIADDEETVTTTRICGTMGYMAPEYLMTGILSMKTDVYSYGVLMLEIISGNKNHKAGLNSLVKDAWQLWQKGAGLELVDPKLEASSINEDQLLRCIHVGLLCTEENEDDRPTMSDAISMLTNERVPLPKPIMPAFSRPASSSFMTTGGIHGNGPETMSIKGLSTLGQSIDFTMNSMSYSDFGGR